The following coding sequences are from one Triticum aestivum cultivar Chinese Spring chromosome 5A, IWGSC CS RefSeq v2.1, whole genome shotgun sequence window:
- the LOC123107811 gene encoding UDP-glucose flavonoid 3-O-glucosyltransferase 7-like, with translation MEAAAGMSAASDGGRRPLRVFFLPFFARGHLIPMTDLACRMAAARPAEVEATMVVTPANAALIATTVTRAVDAGHAVRLLRYPFPDVGLESGVECLGTVAQHDAWRVFRAVDLSQPIHEKLLLEHRPDAVVADVPFWWVTGIAAKMGVPRLTFHPVGIFAQLAMNNLYAIRSDIIRDGVAAPSVIVPGMPGKEIAIPPSELPEFLLQDAVLSMEWDNIKAAQLAGFGVIVNTFADLEKTYCDEYRRVDARRAYFVGPVSLPLDSAVHRGGDGNVDCLEWLSTKPSRSVVYACFGSWACFSARQIRELALGLEASNKPFLWVVRSEDSDGLWVPEGWEQRVADRGMVVRGWAPQLAVLAHPSVGAFLTHCGWNSVLEAASAGLPVLTWPLVFEQFINERLVTEVATFGARLWDGGKRNVRVEDADTVPAEAIGRAVAGFMEGGERWDKMRARAGELAEKARAAVSENGSSWRDLHRVIDDLTEANASRVRSNGDS, from the coding sequence ATGGAGGCTGCTGCGGGCATGAGCGCCGCCAGTGATGGCGGCAGGCGCCCGCTGCGGGTGTTCTTCCTGCCCTTCTTCGCGCGGGGGCACCTCATCCCGATGACCGACCTGGCGTGCCGCATGGCCGCGGCGCGGCCGGCGGAGGTGGAGGCCACGATGGTGGTGACGCCGGCCAACGCGGCGCTGATCGCCACCACGGTCACGCGCGCCGTGGACGCGGGGCACGCGGTGCGCCTGCTCCGCTACCCGTTCCCGGACGTCGGCCTGGAGAGCGGGGTGGAGTGCCTCGGCACCGTCGCCCAACACGACGCCTGGCGGGTGTTCCGCGCCGTCGACCTCTCGCAGCCGATTCACGAGAAGCTGCTCCTGGAGCACCGCCCCGACGCCGTTGTCGCCGATGTGCCCTTCTGGTGGGTCACGGGCATAGCCGCGAAGATGGGCGTCCCGCGCCTCACGTTCCACCCCGTCGGCATCTTCGCGCAACTCGCCATGAACAACCTCTACGCCATCCGCTCTGACATAATCCGGGACGGCGTTGCCGCCCCGTCAGTCATCGTGCCGGGGATGCCAGGGAAGGAGATCGCCATCCCGCCGTCGGAGCTCCCGGAGTTCCTCCTCCAGGACGCTGTTCTTTCTATGGAGTGGGACAACATCAAGGCGGCCCAGCTCGCCGGCTTCGGAGTGATCGTGAACACCTTCGCCGACCTCGAAAAAACATACTGCGACGAGTACAGACGCGTCGACGCGCGCCGCGCCTACTTCGTCGGCCCCGTCAGCCTGCCGTTGGACTCCGCCGTGCACCGGGGCGGCGATGGCAACGTGGACTGTCTAGAGTGGCTATCGACCAAGCCGAGCCGATCGGTGGTGTACGCCTGCTTCGGGAGCTGGGCTTGCTTCTCAGCGCGCCAGATCCGCGAGCTCGCGCTGGGGCTGGAGGCCTCGAACAAGCCATTCCTGTGGGTGGTCCGCTCCGAGGACTCCGACGGCCTGTGGGTGCCGGAGGGATGGGAGCAGCGCGTTGCCGACCGCGGCATGGTCGTCCGAGGGTGGGCACCGCAGCTGGCGGTGCTGGCCCACCCGTCGGTGGGCGCGTTCCTGacgcactgcgggtggaactcgGTGCTGGAGGCGGCGTCGGCAGGCTTGCCGGTGCTGACGTGGCCGCTGGTGTTCGAGCAGTTCATCAACGAGCGGCTGGTCACCGAGGTGGCGACGTTCGGCGCGCGCTTGTGGGACGGCGGCAAGCGCAACGTGAGAGTGGAGGACGCGGACACCGTGCCAGCAGAGGCGATCGGTCGGGCGGTGGCCGGGTTCATGGAGGGCGGAGAGCGGTGGGATAAGATGAGGGCAAGAGCAGGGGAGCTGGCTGAGAAGGCGCGTGCCGCGGTCAGCGAGAACGGGTCGTCGTGGCGCGATTTACACCGCGTGATCGACGATCTGACTGAGGCTAATGCCTCGAGGGTTCGCAGCAACGGGGACTCATAG